The DNA region GCTGGAGATAACAAGCACCAAATAAAAACTTATAGCCGTGCTTCAACAATTATTCCAGAGATGATAGGTTTTACAATCAATGTACATAATGGTAAAACATTTGTAGCAGTTTATGTACAAGAGAATATGATAGGTCATAAATTAGGTGAATTTGCTCCTACTAGAACTTTTCGTTCACATGCAGGTGCAGCTAAGGTAGCTAAGAAATAAGGAATTGGACTATGGAATATAAGGTAAAGGTACGTTATTTACGCATAGGTCGCAGGAAAGTAGCAAGATTACTTCCTTTCGTTAAAGGTGAGTATGTTAACCATGCTATCGCTAATCTTACAACTATGCCACAAATGTCATCAGTTGTACTTAGAAAAGCTATAAAAAGCGGTATAGCAAATGCTATTTCTCAGACTAGAACTATTAACCCAGACACTTTATGGGTTAAGACAGCTTTTGTTGATAAAGCACCATCATTGAAACGCATAAGAGCAGCAAGTCGTGGTAGTGCTGATCCTATATTAAAAAGAAATTCACATATTACTATAGTATTAAGTGATGAAAAAAAACCTGAGAAGAAAAAAATTAAGAGAGTTGCAAAAAAAGAAGAAGCAGCTAAAGTAGCGGAGGTATAAACTATGGGTCAAAAGGTTAGTCCAATAGGTTTAAGACTCGGAGTTAATAAAACTTGGTCTAGTAAATGGTTCGAAGATGGCAGAACTTATGCAGATAGTTTGCATGAAGATTTATCTATAAGACGCTATATAATGAACTATTATTATAAGACATTAAAAGAAGAACAGAAAAAAATTGGCGGAAAGAAAGAGTCTTTTGATCCTGCTATATCTGACATACAAATAGTACGTTTCCCAGATAGAATCAATGTATTTATTTCTACTGCAAGAGTAGGAGTAGTTGTAGGTCCTAAGGGTCAGAGAGTTGAGGCTGTTAAGGCTGCTGTACAAAAGTTAGTAAAAAAGCCTATTAATGTTTCTATATCAGAAATCAAAGAGGCTGAATTAGATGCTACATTGGCAGCACAAAGCGTAGCTCGTCAATTAGAAATGCGTGTTGCTTTCAGAAGAGCTATGAAGAGTGTTATTACTCAAGCTATGAAGAAAGGTGCTAAAGGTATAAAAGTTATGTGTTCTGGTCGTTTAGCAGGTGCTGATATCGCTAGAACAGAACAGTACAAAAATGGTTCAGTACCTCTTCATACAATAAGAGCAAATATAGATTATGGTACTGCTGAAGCTTCTACTACATTTGGTATCATCGGGGTAAAAGTGTGGATATATAAAGGCGAGATTCTTGATAAGAAAGAAAGCAAACAAGATGATGCGGGTAAAGTTATCAGTGCTAAAGGAGATAGATAATGTTACAACCATCAAGAACTAAGTATCGTAAACAGCATAGAGGTAGAATGAAAGGTAAGTCCAAAAGAGGAAGTAACTTAACTTTTGGAGATTATGGTTTAATGGCATTAGAGCCTGTATGGCTTACAGATAGACAAATTGAAGCTGCACGTATTGCTATATCAAGACATGTTAAGCGTGTAGGTAAAATGTGGATAAAAGTATTTCCAGACAAACCTTATACTAAAAAGCCAGCAGAAACAAGAATGGGTAAAGGTAAAGGTAACGTTGAATATTGGGTAGCAGTTGTAAAGCCAGGTAAAGTTATATTTGAAATAGCAGGTGTACCAGAAGAATTAGCACAGTCTGCTTTCAGATTAGCTGGTTTCAAGCTTCCTATTAAAACTAAGTTCATTAAGAGGGAGGCTATATAATGGCTAAGAATAATAAAGATTATAAGTCATTAGGTTTAGAAGAGCTTAAGGGTGAACTTCTAAAATTAGAAAAAGAATATCAAGAGCATAGATTTGAAAAAGTAGTTGGTGATGCAAGACAAACTCATCAATTAAAAAAAGCTCGCAAAGATATAGCTAGAGTTAAGACATTTATACGTCAGCATGAACTTGGCATAAAAAAATAGTGTGAGGTATTACTGTGGAAAACA from Brachyspira pilosicoli P43/6/78 includes:
- the rpsS gene encoding 30S ribosomal protein S19, translated to MSRSIKKGPFVDKNLFKKIQAGDNKHQIKTYSRASTIIPEMIGFTINVHNGKTFVAVYVQENMIGHKLGEFAPTRTFRSHAGAAKVAKK
- the rplV gene encoding 50S ribosomal protein L22, with translation MEYKVKVRYLRIGRRKVARLLPFVKGEYVNHAIANLTTMPQMSSVVLRKAIKSGIANAISQTRTINPDTLWVKTAFVDKAPSLKRIRAASRGSADPILKRNSHITIVLSDEKKPEKKKIKRVAKKEEAAKVAEV
- the rpsC gene encoding 30S ribosomal protein S3 codes for the protein MGQKVSPIGLRLGVNKTWSSKWFEDGRTYADSLHEDLSIRRYIMNYYYKTLKEEQKKIGGKKESFDPAISDIQIVRFPDRINVFISTARVGVVVGPKGQRVEAVKAAVQKLVKKPINVSISEIKEAELDATLAAQSVARQLEMRVAFRRAMKSVITQAMKKGAKGIKVMCSGRLAGADIARTEQYKNGSVPLHTIRANIDYGTAEASTTFGIIGVKVWIYKGEILDKKESKQDDAGKVISAKGDR
- the rplP gene encoding 50S ribosomal protein L16, translating into MLQPSRTKYRKQHRGRMKGKSKRGSNLTFGDYGLMALEPVWLTDRQIEAARIAISRHVKRVGKMWIKVFPDKPYTKKPAETRMGKGKGNVEYWVAVVKPGKVIFEIAGVPEELAQSAFRLAGFKLPIKTKFIKREAI
- the rpmC gene encoding 50S ribosomal protein L29, whose amino-acid sequence is MAKNNKDYKSLGLEELKGELLKLEKEYQEHRFEKVVGDARQTHQLKKARKDIARVKTFIRQHELGIKK